A stretch of the Actinoalloteichus fjordicus genome encodes the following:
- the nuoF gene encoding NADH-quinone oxidoreductase subunit NuoF has protein sequence MSEPNSTKTSSNGVAPLTPVLTRRWLSPESWGLRTYEQLEGYSALRKALDAHPDQLVTLMKDSGLRGRGGAGFPTGMKWGFIPQGDGKPHYLVINADEGEPGTCKDIPLMMADPHSLVEGVVITSYAIRANFAAIYVRGEALHCIRRLTAAVNEAYRAGYLGKNILGSGFDLDVVVHAGAGAYICGEETALLDSLEGKRGQPRLKPPFPATAGLYSSPTVVNNVETIASVPYIVNGGSDWFRKMGRERSPGPKIYSLSGHVERPGQYEAPMGSTLRDLLELAGGMKDGIPLKFWTPGGSSTPMFTAEHLDVPLDFEGAAEAGSMLGTTALQIFNETVSVPWAVMKWTEFYKHESCGKCTPCREGTYWLVQILQRMVRGEGRESDIETLLDVCDNILGRSFCALGDGAVSPITSAIKYFKQEFLDLCEKNRNGTAADPASPALAGAR, from the coding sequence ATGAGTGAACCGAACTCGACGAAGACCTCGTCGAACGGGGTAGCACCCCTGACCCCGGTGCTGACCCGTCGGTGGCTGTCCCCCGAGTCGTGGGGGCTGCGCACCTACGAGCAGTTGGAGGGCTACTCCGCGCTGCGCAAGGCACTGGACGCCCACCCCGATCAGCTCGTCACCTTGATGAAGGACTCCGGGCTGCGCGGGCGTGGCGGTGCGGGCTTCCCCACCGGCATGAAGTGGGGCTTCATCCCGCAGGGTGACGGCAAGCCGCACTACCTGGTGATCAACGCCGACGAGGGCGAGCCGGGCACCTGCAAGGACATCCCGCTGATGATGGCGGACCCGCACTCGTTGGTCGAGGGCGTCGTCATCACCTCGTATGCGATCCGGGCGAACTTCGCCGCGATCTACGTCCGGGGCGAGGCGCTGCACTGCATCCGCAGGCTCACGGCCGCGGTGAACGAGGCCTACCGCGCCGGCTATCTGGGCAAGAACATCCTGGGCTCCGGCTTCGATCTCGACGTCGTGGTGCACGCGGGTGCGGGCGCCTACATCTGCGGCGAGGAGACCGCCCTGCTCGACTCGCTGGAGGGCAAGCGCGGCCAGCCGAGGCTGAAGCCGCCGTTCCCGGCGACGGCGGGGCTCTACTCCTCGCCCACTGTGGTGAACAACGTCGAGACGATCGCGAGTGTTCCCTACATCGTCAACGGCGGCTCCGACTGGTTCCGCAAGATGGGACGCGAGCGCTCGCCGGGCCCGAAGATCTACTCGCTGTCCGGCCATGTGGAGCGGCCCGGCCAGTACGAGGCGCCGATGGGCAGCACGCTGCGGGATCTGTTGGAGCTCGCGGGCGGCATGAAGGACGGCATCCCGCTGAAGTTCTGGACCCCCGGCGGCTCCTCCACCCCGATGTTCACCGCCGAGCACCTCGACGTGCCGCTGGACTTCGAGGGCGCGGCGGAGGCCGGGTCGATGCTGGGCACCACCGCACTGCAGATCTTCAACGAGACGGTCTCGGTGCCGTGGGCCGTGATGAAGTGGACCGAGTTCTACAAGCACGAGTCCTGCGGAAAGTGCACCCCCTGTCGGGAGGGCACCTACTGGCTGGTGCAGATCCTCCAGCGGATGGTCCGCGGCGAAGGCCGGGAGTCCGACATCGAGACGCTGCTCGACGTCTGTGACAACATCCTCGGCCGTTCGTTCTGCGCGCTGGGTGACGGCGCCGTGAGCCCGATCACGAGCGCGATCAAGTACTTCAAGCAGGAGTTCCTCGACCTCTGCGAGAAGAACAGGAATGGCACCGCGGCAGACCCCGCGAGTCCCGCTCTGGCAGGAGCCCGCTGA
- a CDS encoding NADH-quinone oxidoreductase subunit G, protein MTSVVNKTDAAPVPEGHVRLTIDGIEVDAPKGELLIRTAERLGIVVPRFCDHPLLDPAGACRQCLVDVEMGGRKMPKPQASCTMTVADGMVVNTQRTSPVADKAQQGVMELLLINHPLDCPICDKGGECPLQNQALKHGRTDSRFHEHKRTFAKPLAVSSQVLLDRERCVLCQRCTRFSKEIAGDSFLDLLERGSQQQIGTASTAVTEGGITASGGLTLLEGGESTAVAGGDQSYFSGNTIQICPVGALTSAAYRFRARPFDLVSTPGVCEHCSSGCAERTDWRRGKVTRKLAGDDPEVNEEWLCDKGRFAFRYTTAANRLRRPQVRDAETGLLRDASWTEALRVAAEGLTAARDGRGAAVLTGGRLTVEDAYAYSKFARIALNTNDIDFRARPHSAEELAYLSSQVVGSSPESGGVTFAAIEAAPAVLCVAFEPEDEAPIVFLRLRKAARKKGTKVFHLGQWSTPGVRKTTDRLNPGRPDPGGGLLACVPGGEAAALDALPTHAEDVESALASSNAVILVGERAAEVPGLFSAVLRLAERTGAKAAWIPRRAGERGALEAGAVPTLLPGGRPVTDEAARNEVELAWGLQAGTLPAAPGRDTSQVLAAAAAGELDALVVGGVDPDDLPDPELAERALNKVGFLVSLELRSSAVTERADVVLPIAPSVEKSGSYLNWEGRARPFATTIEGTGVLPDCRVLDTLAVEMDADLFTQTSAAAAGDLARLGRHDGTRAPAPTVSPTTRRAPTADQLSLATWRQMLDNGSLQEEEPSLAGTARTPVARLSPATSARLGLAEGDLLTVRTERGSVALPLSPADLPDDVVWLPANSGDSTVRRSLAAGHGSLVYLDGVQNGGAR, encoded by the coding sequence ATGACCTCTGTTGTGAACAAGACCGATGCCGCGCCGGTGCCCGAGGGACACGTCCGGCTCACCATCGACGGCATCGAGGTCGACGCGCCCAAGGGCGAGCTGCTGATCCGCACCGCGGAGCGGCTGGGCATCGTGGTGCCCCGGTTCTGCGACCACCCGCTCCTCGACCCGGCGGGCGCCTGTCGCCAGTGCCTGGTCGACGTGGAGATGGGCGGTCGGAAGATGCCGAAGCCGCAGGCCTCCTGCACGATGACGGTGGCCGACGGCATGGTCGTCAACACCCAGCGCACCTCGCCGGTGGCGGACAAGGCGCAGCAGGGCGTGATGGAGCTGCTGCTCATCAACCACCCGCTGGACTGCCCGATCTGCGACAAGGGCGGCGAATGCCCGTTGCAGAACCAGGCGCTCAAGCACGGCCGCACCGACTCGCGGTTCCACGAGCACAAGCGGACCTTCGCCAAGCCGCTGGCCGTCTCCAGCCAGGTGCTGCTGGACCGGGAGCGCTGCGTCCTCTGCCAGCGCTGCACCCGGTTCTCCAAGGAGATCGCGGGCGACAGCTTCCTGGACCTCCTGGAGCGCGGCTCCCAGCAGCAGATCGGCACGGCGTCGACGGCGGTCACCGAGGGCGGCATCACCGCGAGCGGCGGCCTGACGCTGCTGGAGGGCGGGGAGTCGACTGCGGTCGCGGGCGGCGACCAGAGCTACTTCTCCGGCAACACGATCCAGATCTGCCCGGTGGGCGCGCTGACCAGCGCCGCCTACCGATTCCGGGCGCGCCCCTTCGACCTCGTGTCGACGCCGGGCGTCTGCGAGCACTGCTCCTCCGGCTGCGCCGAGCGCACCGACTGGCGGCGGGGCAAGGTCACTCGCAAGCTCGCGGGCGACGACCCCGAGGTCAACGAGGAGTGGCTGTGTGACAAGGGCCGGTTCGCCTTCCGCTACACCACGGCGGCGAATCGACTGCGTCGGCCGCAGGTGCGCGACGCCGAGACCGGCCTGCTGCGCGACGCCTCGTGGACCGAGGCGCTGCGGGTGGCGGCCGAGGGCCTGACCGCCGCGCGGGACGGCCGGGGTGCCGCGGTGCTGACCGGCGGCAGGCTCACCGTCGAGGACGCCTACGCGTACAGCAAGTTCGCCAGGATCGCCCTGAACACCAACGACATCGACTTCCGCGCCCGGCCGCACTCGGCCGAGGAGCTGGCCTACCTCTCCTCGCAGGTGGTGGGCAGCTCGCCGGAGTCCGGCGGGGTCACCTTCGCCGCGATCGAGGCCGCGCCTGCCGTGTTGTGCGTGGCCTTCGAGCCGGAGGACGAGGCGCCGATCGTCTTCCTGCGGCTGCGCAAGGCCGCGCGGAAGAAGGGCACCAAGGTCTTCCACCTCGGCCAGTGGTCCACGCCCGGCGTGCGCAAGACCACCGATCGACTGAACCCCGGCAGGCCGGACCCCGGCGGCGGGCTGCTCGCCTGCGTCCCCGGCGGCGAGGCGGCGGCGCTCGACGCGCTGCCGACCCACGCCGAGGACGTCGAGAGCGCCCTGGCCTCGTCGAACGCCGTGATCCTCGTCGGAGAGCGGGCGGCAGAGGTGCCGGGACTCTTCTCCGCGGTGCTGCGTCTCGCCGAGCGCACCGGGGCGAAGGCGGCCTGGATTCCGCGTCGTGCCGGTGAGCGCGGGGCGCTGGAGGCGGGCGCGGTCCCGACCCTGCTCCCCGGCGGCAGGCCCGTCACCGACGAGGCGGCGCGCAACGAGGTCGAGCTGGCCTGGGGACTGCAGGCGGGAACCCTGCCCGCCGCCCCCGGACGCGACACCTCGCAGGTCCTCGCCGCCGCTGCGGCGGGCGAACTCGACGCGCTGGTCGTCGGCGGTGTCGACCCCGACGACCTGCCGGACCCGGAGCTGGCCGAGCGGGCCCTGAACAAGGTCGGTTTCCTGGTCAGCCTGGAGCTGCGCTCCAGCGCGGTCACCGAGCGCGCCGACGTCGTGCTCCCGATCGCTCCCTCGGTGGAGAAGTCGGGCAGCTACCTCAACTGGGAGGGACGCGCGCGGCCGTTCGCCACGACGATCGAGGGCACCGGCGTGCTGCCGGACTGTCGGGTGCTGGACACGCTGGCCGTCGAGATGGATGCCGATCTGTTCACTCAGACCTCGGCTGCTGCGGCGGGCGACCTCGCCCGGCTCGGCCGCCACGACGGCACCAGGGCACCGGCACCGACCGTGTCGCCCACGACCCGGCGCGCGCCGACCGCCGACCAGCTCAGCCTGGCGACCTGGCGGCAGATGCTGGACAACGGCTCCCTCCAGGAGGAGGAGCCCAGCCTGGCGGGCACCGCCCGCACCCCGGTCGCGCGGCTCTCGCCCGCGACCAGCGCCCGGCTCGGGCTCGCCGAGGGCGATCTGCTCACGGTGCGCACCGAGCGGGGTTCGGTGGCCCTGCCGCTGAGCCCGGCTGACCTGCCCGATGACGTGGTCTGGCTGCCCGCCAACTCCGGTGACTCGACGGTACGGCGCAGCCTCGCAGCCGGACACGGTTCGCTGGTCTACCTCGACGGGGTCCAGAACGGAGGAGCCCGATGA
- the nuoH gene encoding NADH-quinone oxidoreductase subunit NuoH: MNPAAELLVDDPIWLILIKVVVIFAIPIVITILMIWAERRIIGRMQQRPGPNRAGPFGILQSLADALKLAFKEDIRPAMADKWVYFLAPILAAIPALLAMAVIPLGGEVTIFGERTVLQVAEVPAGVLVVLACASVGVYGILLAGWASGSPYPLFGALRSAAQVISYEIAMGLAIVSVVFYAGSLSTSQIVEAQMQQGWFAILLFPSFLIYLVSMIGETNRAPFDLPEAESELVGGFHTEYSSLKFAMFFLAEYVNMVTVSALATTMFLGGWAAPWPLSQIGDGVLNTGWWPLLWFALKLAACLFLFIWVRAALPRFRYDQFMHLGWKVLVPFALGWFVLVAAIRVLRNSEGVSPMHIMIVLGVLLVIVVAGSFLIPDRAAPQDEGPPVSGSGYPLPPLDLKVPDVPVRRSVSATSGDEPAGVSGGTRRGATRSVGKADDSASSAPASSPKEGGDGTV; the protein is encoded by the coding sequence ATGAACCCCGCAGCCGAGCTGCTGGTCGACGACCCGATCTGGCTGATCCTGATCAAGGTCGTCGTGATCTTCGCGATCCCGATCGTGATCACCATCCTGATGATCTGGGCCGAACGTCGCATCATCGGCCGGATGCAGCAGCGCCCCGGCCCGAACCGTGCAGGCCCCTTCGGCATTCTGCAGTCGCTGGCCGACGCCTTGAAGCTCGCCTTCAAGGAGGACATCCGGCCCGCGATGGCGGACAAGTGGGTGTACTTCCTGGCGCCGATCCTCGCGGCCATCCCGGCGCTGCTGGCGATGGCGGTCATCCCGCTCGGCGGCGAGGTGACGATCTTCGGCGAGCGCACCGTGCTCCAGGTCGCCGAGGTCCCGGCGGGCGTGCTGGTGGTCCTGGCCTGTGCCTCGGTCGGTGTCTACGGCATCCTGCTGGCAGGCTGGGCGTCCGGTTCGCCGTATCCGCTGTTCGGCGCGCTGCGCTCCGCCGCCCAGGTGATCTCCTACGAGATCGCGATGGGTCTGGCGATCGTCAGCGTCGTCTTCTACGCCGGATCGCTGTCGACCTCGCAGATCGTCGAGGCCCAGATGCAGCAGGGCTGGTTCGCGATTCTGCTGTTCCCCAGCTTCCTCATCTACCTGGTCTCGATGATCGGTGAGACCAACCGGGCGCCCTTCGACCTTCCCGAGGCGGAGTCCGAGCTGGTCGGCGGCTTCCACACCGAGTACTCCTCGCTGAAGTTCGCCATGTTCTTCCTCGCCGAGTACGTCAACATGGTCACGGTCTCGGCGCTGGCGACCACGATGTTCCTCGGCGGCTGGGCCGCCCCGTGGCCGCTCTCGCAGATCGGCGACGGCGTCCTCAACACCGGCTGGTGGCCGCTGTTGTGGTTCGCGTTGAAGCTGGCCGCCTGTCTGTTCCTGTTCATCTGGGTGCGGGCCGCACTGCCTCGGTTCCGGTACGACCAGTTCATGCACCTGGGCTGGAAGGTCCTGGTGCCGTTCGCGCTCGGCTGGTTCGTGTTGGTCGCGGCGATCCGCGTGCTGCGCAACTCCGAGGGCGTCAGCCCGATGCACATCATGATCGTGTTGGGTGTGCTGCTGGTGATCGTGGTCGCGGGCAGCTTCCTGATCCCGGATCGGGCGGCTCCGCAGGACGAGGGGCCACCGGTGTCGGGCAGCGGCTATCCGCTGCCGCCACTGGACCTCAAGGTGCCCGACGTACCTGTTCGGCGCAGTGTCTCCGCGACCTCGGGCGACGAGCCCGCAGGCGTCTCGGGCGGCACCAGGCGCGGCGCGACTCGCTCCGTGGGCAAGGCGGACGACTCCGCTTCTTCCGCACCGGCCAGCTCCCCCAAGGAGGGCGGCGATGGGACTGTTTGA
- the nuoI gene encoding NADH-quinone oxidoreductase subunit NuoI, whose translation MGLFDPLKGFGVTFSTMFKKVATEEYPEVKKIPAERFHGRHQLNRHPDGLEKCVGCELCAWACPADAIFVEGGDNTEEARYSPGERYGADYQINYLRCIGCGLCVEACPTRSLTMTTEYEVANDNRQDLIFTKEDLLAPLLAGMEQPPHPMRLGKDEQDYYVHGPELARKAGVPAGATVETGSEEARR comes from the coding sequence ATGGGACTGTTTGATCCCCTCAAGGGCTTCGGCGTCACCTTCTCGACGATGTTCAAGAAGGTGGCCACCGAGGAATACCCTGAGGTCAAGAAGATTCCGGCGGAGCGTTTCCACGGCCGCCACCAGCTCAACCGGCACCCCGACGGACTGGAGAAGTGCGTCGGCTGCGAACTGTGTGCCTGGGCGTGTCCCGCCGACGCGATCTTCGTGGAGGGCGGCGACAACACCGAGGAGGCCCGCTACTCGCCCGGTGAGCGTTACGGCGCCGATTACCAGATCAACTACCTGCGCTGCATCGGCTGCGGACTCTGTGTCGAAGCCTGCCCGACTCGGTCGTTGACCATGACCACCGAGTACGAGGTCGCCAACGACAACCGGCAGGACCTCATCTTCACCAAGGAGGACCTGCTCGCTCCGCTGCTCGCGGGCATGGAGCAGCCGCCGCATCCGATGCGTCTCGGCAAGGACGAGCAGGACTACTACGTCCACGGCCCCGAACTCGCCAGGAAGGCCGGCGTTCCGGCAGGCGCCACGGTGGAGACCGGTTCTGAGGAGGCCCGCCGGTGA
- a CDS encoding NADH-quinone oxidoreductase subunit J, which yields MSLDILTALPASVSGSVLAAVAPGQAPAADVIGTGEAVAFWILGPAALLGALGMIFARNAVHSALWLVMTMLSLGVMYMVQQAPFLGVVQIIVYTGAIMMLFLFVLMLVGRDSADSVVEVLRGQRLLAALFGIGFGILVVGALARSLESVQSVGLEHINSAPDGNVATIGEMLFTDYLFPFELTGALLVVATVGALVFVLVDKRDKVRLTQRERADARFRGELSRPSPLPGPGVFATANSVATPALLPDGSVAPESLSALIESTAVDRLDAEAATVSGSVPAPDAGELTSGGRPAAQQPTTDAESEDASAGSDSTSAEGASGESDAASGKSASAGSEGASAESDAASAGKNTSAGSDAASAGKNTSADAEGTDTSGEEGRA from the coding sequence GTGAGTCTCGACATCCTCACCGCCCTGCCCGCTTCGGTGTCCGGCTCGGTGCTCGCCGCGGTGGCACCGGGTCAGGCGCCCGCAGCGGACGTGATCGGCACCGGGGAGGCCGTCGCCTTCTGGATCCTCGGACCCGCCGCACTGCTCGGTGCGCTCGGCATGATCTTCGCCCGCAACGCGGTGCACTCCGCGCTGTGGCTCGTGATGACGATGCTCTCGCTCGGTGTGATGTACATGGTCCAGCAGGCGCCGTTCCTCGGCGTCGTGCAGATCATCGTCTACACCGGCGCGATCATGATGTTGTTCCTCTTCGTCCTGATGCTCGTCGGGCGAGACAGCGCGGACTCGGTGGTCGAAGTGCTGCGCGGCCAGCGACTGCTGGCGGCGCTCTTCGGCATCGGCTTCGGCATCCTGGTCGTCGGCGCACTGGCCCGCTCGCTGGAGTCGGTGCAGTCGGTGGGCCTGGAGCACATCAACAGCGCGCCGGACGGCAACGTCGCGACGATCGGTGAAATGCTGTTCACCGACTACCTGTTCCCCTTCGAGCTGACCGGGGCTCTGCTGGTGGTCGCCACGGTGGGTGCGCTGGTCTTCGTGCTGGTCGACAAGCGCGACAAGGTCCGCCTCACCCAGCGGGAACGGGCCGACGCCCGCTTCCGGGGCGAGCTGTCCCGACCGTCGCCGCTGCCCGGCCCCGGCGTCTTCGCCACGGCCAACTCGGTGGCCACTCCGGCCCTGCTGCCGGACGGCTCGGTGGCGCCGGAATCGCTGTCGGCACTGATCGAGTCCACTGCGGTCGATCGCCTCGACGCAGAGGCCGCGACCGTCTCGGGTAGCGTTCCCGCGCCGGACGCCGGGGAGTTGACCTCGGGCGGACGGCCTGCGGCGCAGCAGCCGACGACGGACGCCGAGTCCGAGGACGCGTCGGCTGGATCTGACTCCACTTCGGCTGAGGGCGCCTCGGGTGAATCTGATGCCGCCTCGGGGAAGAGCGCCTCGGCGGGGTCCGAAGGTGCGTCTGCGGAGTCTGATGCCGCCTCGGCGGGAAAGAACACCTCGGCGGGATCTGATGCCGCCTCGGCGGGAAAGAACACCTCGGCGGACGCCGAGGGGACCGACACCAGTGGTGAGGAGGGTAGGGCGTGA
- the nuoK gene encoding NADH-quinone oxidoreductase subunit NuoK, producing MTPTYYLLLSALLFTIGAVGVLVRRNAIVVFMCVELMLNAVNLTLVTFARINGTLDGQIMAFFVMVVAAAEVVVGLAIIMSIFKTRRSASVDDANLLKY from the coding sequence GTGACACCGACCTACTACCTGCTGCTCTCGGCGCTGCTGTTCACCATCGGCGCCGTGGGCGTGCTGGTGCGACGCAACGCCATCGTGGTCTTCATGTGCGTGGAGCTGATGCTCAACGCCGTGAACCTGACGTTGGTCACCTTCGCGAGGATCAACGGAACTCTGGACGGCCAGATCATGGCCTTCTTCGTCATGGTCGTCGCGGCGGCCGAGGTGGTGGTCGGCCTGGCCATCATCATGTCGATCTTCAAGACGCGTCGATCGGCCTCGGTCGACGACGCCAACCTGTTGAAGTACTGA
- the nuoL gene encoding NADH-quinone oxidoreductase subunit L, with the protein MAQYAWLLVALPLIGAVVLLIGGKRTNAWGHLLGCATVIAAFVYGLAVFLSMAGMSGSERVQELHLYDWIPAGALNVEFGLRIDPLSMVFVLLITGVGSLIHVYSIGYMSHDSDGGVGRSNSERRRFFAYLNLFVAAMLILVLGNSFVTLYLGWEGVGLASYLLISFWQRRPAAASAAKKAFLMNRVGDVGLAVAIFLMFRELGTTQYTEVFARAGELSPGVLLAIALLLLLGACGKSGQFPLQAWLPDAMEGPTPVSALIHAATMVTAGVYLIARANPIYTLTPDGRLIVTAIGALTLLIGCIIGCAYDDIKKVLAYSTVSQIGYMILAVGLGPAGYALGIFHLLTHGFFKAGLFLGAGSVMHGMNDEVDMRKYGNLRKYMPVTFITFGLGYLALIGFPFFSGFYSKDAIVAAAFAEPGWRGWVFGGAAALGAGLTAFYMTRLMLMTFFGPERWKDQKSADGRDFHPHESPVSMTAPMIVLAVGSVAGGFLLQSGDWLINWLQPSLGTLEEHHGVLPHSVIPFIVVGLSALGVLAAWLVFGARRVPAVRPARVSFPVRAARADLYGNVLNEALFARPGTWLTRALVYVDNKGVDGVVNGAAALLGGSSGRLRRTQTGFVRSYALSMLGGSVLVIAALLMVRFS; encoded by the coding sequence GTGGCTCAATACGCGTGGCTGCTGGTCGCGCTGCCCCTGATCGGCGCCGTGGTGCTGCTGATCGGTGGGAAGCGCACCAACGCCTGGGGGCACCTGCTCGGCTGTGCCACGGTGATCGCCGCCTTCGTCTACGGGCTCGCGGTGTTCCTGTCCATGGCAGGTATGTCCGGCTCCGAACGGGTTCAGGAGCTGCACCTCTACGACTGGATTCCCGCCGGTGCGCTGAACGTCGAGTTCGGACTTCGCATCGACCCGCTGTCCATGGTGTTCGTGCTGCTGATCACCGGCGTCGGATCGCTGATCCACGTCTACTCGATCGGCTACATGAGCCACGACAGTGACGGCGGAGTCGGCCGGTCCAACAGCGAGCGTCGGCGGTTCTTCGCCTACCTCAACCTGTTCGTCGCGGCGATGCTGATCCTGGTGCTCGGCAACAGCTTCGTGACGCTGTACCTGGGCTGGGAGGGCGTCGGTCTCGCTTCCTACCTGCTGATCTCCTTCTGGCAGCGCAGGCCCGCAGCGGCGAGCGCCGCCAAGAAGGCGTTCCTGATGAACCGGGTCGGCGACGTCGGCCTCGCGGTGGCCATCTTCCTGATGTTCCGCGAGCTGGGCACGACCCAGTACACCGAGGTCTTCGCCAGGGCAGGCGAGCTCTCGCCCGGCGTGCTGCTGGCGATCGCGCTGCTCCTGCTGCTCGGTGCCTGTGGAAAGTCTGGTCAGTTCCCGCTGCAGGCCTGGCTTCCCGACGCGATGGAGGGCCCGACTCCGGTCTCCGCCCTCATCCACGCCGCCACCATGGTCACCGCGGGCGTCTACCTGATCGCCCGCGCGAACCCGATCTACACGCTGACCCCCGACGGCAGGCTCATCGTCACCGCGATCGGTGCGCTGACGCTGCTGATCGGCTGCATCATCGGCTGCGCCTACGACGACATCAAGAAGGTGCTCGCCTACTCGACGGTCAGCCAGATCGGCTACATGATCCTGGCGGTCGGCCTCGGCCCGGCAGGTTACGCGCTGGGCATCTTCCACCTGCTGACCCACGGCTTCTTCAAGGCCGGGCTGTTCCTCGGGGCAGGCTCGGTCATGCACGGCATGAACGACGAGGTCGACATGCGGAAGTACGGAAACCTCCGCAAGTACATGCCCGTCACGTTCATCACCTTCGGGCTCGGGTACCTGGCGCTGATCGGCTTCCCGTTCTTCTCCGGCTTCTACTCCAAGGACGCCATCGTCGCCGCCGCGTTCGCCGAGCCGGGCTGGCGCGGCTGGGTGTTCGGCGGCGCCGCCGCCCTGGGCGCGGGCCTGACGGCCTTCTACATGACCCGGCTGATGCTGATGACCTTCTTCGGCCCGGAACGCTGGAAGGACCAGAAGTCCGCCGACGGTCGGGACTTTCACCCGCACGAGTCCCCGGTGTCGATGACGGCGCCGATGATCGTGCTCGCGGTGGGCTCGGTCGCGGGCGGTTTCCTGCTCCAGTCCGGCGACTGGCTGATCAACTGGCTGCAGCCGTCGCTGGGCACGCTGGAGGAGCACCACGGCGTGCTGCCGCACTCGGTGATCCCGTTCATCGTGGTGGGTCTCTCCGCCCTCGGCGTCCTCGCCGCCTGGCTGGTCTTCGGCGCACGTCGCGTGCCCGCCGTCCGGCCTGCCAGGGTCTCGTTCCCGGTGCGGGCGGCCCGCGCCGACCTGTACGGGAACGTGCTGAACGAGGCCCTGTTCGCCCGCCCCGGCACGTGGTTGACCCGCGCCCTGGTCTACGTCGACAACAAGGGCGTCGACGGGGTCGTGAACGGTGCCGCCGCGTTGCTCGGCGGCTCCTCCGGACGGCTCCGCCGGACTCAGACCGGTTTCGTCCGCTCCTATGCGTTGAGCATGTTGGGAGGCTCGGTCCTCGTGATCGCGGCTCTGTTGATGGTGAGGTTCTCGTGA